One Qipengyuania aurantiaca genomic region harbors:
- a CDS encoding phosphatase domain-containing protein: MPFLPTAPVRIQPYFGYRNRERLFVTVRALRARKSEFEKRGKWRAMRTMMAQFASHEVKELPVELEVRSPSGETRRHQGVSDKEGFVHFDIRLEGDWPYEEHPAWETVTFHWKNGAGEQCVDGHILAPGESTGLAMISDIDDTIIETGITGNFRAVLRNWRRVLMQMPSERILVPGADMFYNALGGNEGLPEGKGHAGDHQPASRRPFFYVSSSPWNLFSYLVTYMKGRGLPLGPISLRDWGLNRETFGSSSHGAHKRAAIEGILETYPDIKFALLGDDSQGDLTAFSAIAVDNPHRVRAVFIRKVGEAMSPEELAAEAALKAANIPLWLGEGYEEGEKFLASIGLLEDAEARTIVDSVGKGETTESVEVEA, encoded by the coding sequence ATGCCTTTTCTCCCCACAGCACCCGTCCGCATCCAGCCCTATTTCGGCTATCGCAACCGGGAGCGCCTGTTCGTCACTGTCCGCGCCCTGCGCGCGCGCAAAAGCGAATTCGAAAAGCGCGGCAAGTGGCGGGCGATGCGCACCATGATGGCGCAGTTCGCGAGCCACGAGGTGAAGGAACTGCCGGTCGAGCTGGAAGTGCGCTCGCCTTCCGGGGAAACGCGCCGCCACCAGGGGGTCAGCGACAAGGAAGGCTTCGTCCATTTCGACATCCGGCTTGAGGGCGACTGGCCCTATGAAGAGCATCCGGCCTGGGAGACGGTGACCTTTCACTGGAAGAACGGCGCGGGCGAACAATGCGTCGATGGCCATATCCTCGCCCCCGGTGAATCCACCGGACTCGCGATGATTTCCGACATCGACGACACGATCATCGAAACCGGCATCACGGGCAATTTCCGCGCGGTCCTGCGCAACTGGCGCCGCGTGCTGATGCAGATGCCCTCCGAACGCATCCTCGTTCCCGGAGCCGACATGTTCTACAACGCGCTGGGCGGCAACGAAGGGCTCCCCGAGGGCAAGGGCCATGCAGGCGACCACCAACCCGCCTCGCGCCGGCCTTTCTTTTACGTGTCGTCGAGCCCGTGGAACCTGTTCTCCTACCTCGTCACCTACATGAAGGGGCGCGGCCTGCCCTTGGGGCCGATCAGCCTTCGCGACTGGGGGCTCAACCGCGAGACCTTCGGCTCCTCCAGCCACGGCGCGCACAAGCGTGCGGCGATCGAGGGCATTCTGGAGACCTATCCCGACATCAAGTTCGCCCTGCTCGGCGACGATTCGCAGGGCGACCTCACCGCCTTTTCGGCCATTGCGGTCGACAACCCCCACCGCGTCCGCGCCGTCTTCATCCGCAAGGTGGGCGAGGCGATGAGCCCCGAAGAGCTGGCCGCCGAGGCTGCGCTCAAGGCCGCGAATATCCCGCTTTGGCTGGGAGAGGGATATGAAGAGGGCGAGAAGTTCCTCGCCTCGATCGGCCTGCTCGAAGATGCCGAAGCACGCACCATCGTCGATTCGGTGGGCAAGGGCGAAACCACCGAAAGCGTCGAGGTCGAGGCGTGA